CGCATCCGCACCGCCAGCGGCGACGACGGACCCACCGCACCGGTTGCGCTCGGGGCCTCCGCGCCGGGGCCCCCGCCGGGAAGATCGAACAAACTGTCGGACACAGTCCAGGCATACCACGCCGCTGCCGGCGCAGCGGCAGCTAGGCGCTCGCCGTGACGAAGTCGATGAGCTCTTCGACGCGGCCGATCAAGGCGGGTTCGAGGTCGTTCCAGTCGCGTACCCGACCGCGGATCCGCTGCCACGCCTGCGCGATGTCGGCCTGATCGCGGTGCGGCCACCCGAGTGCCTGGCAGATGCCGTGTTTCCACTCGATGTTGCGTGGAATCTGCGGCCACGCCTTCATGCCGAGGCGGGCAGGCTTCACGGCCTGCCAGATGTCGACGAACGGGTGACCCACCACCAACGTGTGCTCGCCGCCCGGTCCGCGCCGCACCGCGTCGGCGATCCGCGCCTCTTTCGAGCCGGCGACCAGATGATCGACGAGCACGCCCAGACGCCGTCCCGGTTCGGGCGCGAACTCCGCCACGATGCCGGCCAGGTCGTCGACACCGCCGAGGTATTCGACGACCACACCTTCGATGCGCAGATCCGCACCCCACACCTGCTCGACGAGTTCGGCGTCGTGCCTGCCCTCGACGTAGATGCGGCTGGCCCGCGCGACCCTGGCCTTCGCGCCAGGCACTGCGACCGAACCCGATGCCGTACGCGCCGGCGCCGCTTTACGTTTCGGGGCGGTGAGGATCACGGGCTTGCCGTCGATGAGAAAACCTGGACCCATCGGGAACGCGCGGATCTTGCCACGACGGTCCTCCAACTCGACCCGGCCGCCCTCGACGCGGACGACCGCGCCCACCCAGCCGGTCTGGGCATCCTCGACGACCAGCCCCATCTCGACCGGATGCTCGGTGGATCGGGCACGTTTCGGGGCGTGCGGGTTTCGGGTCAGGATGTCAGAACCGTAGCGATCTCTCACCCCGCCGATCCTAGGAACGCCGTCGTCACCCGGCCCGGTTGCGACATGCGCACGTCATGACACCGTGACCTTGTTGTTAGCTCGGTTGGCCACGACAGGAATCCTCGTGGCCGCCGGTAGGTGATCACCGGGTCCGTCTTCGCCCTTGACTTGAAGCGCTTCAAGTTCGGCACAGTGGTCGTATGACCATCAACCTGGCCGAACGGGTATCGGGCGATCTGACCATCCAGCAGGTGGCGCGTCGCACCGGGCTCGCGGAGTCGACGTTGCGGTACTACGAACGCATCGGACTGATCGACCCCGTCCCCCGAGACCAGAGCAGCGGGCATCGGCGGTACCCACCTGATCTGGTGGCGGCCGTGGAATCCCTGGCCTGCCTGCGTGGCACCGGTATGTCCGTGCACGACATGCGTGCCTACGTCGAAAACATGCAGCGTGGACCCGGGGCGGCAGCCGATCAGCATCGACTGTTCGCCGAACACGCACTGCGTCTCGACAGGGAGATCAGGCGGCTGCAGTTGCGAAGACGCTACGTCGCCGCCAAGGCCG
This genomic window from Mycolicibacterium goodii contains:
- a CDS encoding DUF3097 domain-containing protein, translating into MRDRYGSDILTRNPHAPKRARSTEHPVEMGLVVEDAQTGWVGAVVRVEGGRVELEDRRGKIRAFPMGPGFLIDGKPVILTAPKRKAAPARTASGSVAVPGAKARVARASRIYVEGRHDAELVEQVWGADLRIEGVVVEYLGGVDDLAGIVAEFAPEPGRRLGVLVDHLVAGSKEARIADAVRRGPGGEHTLVVGHPFVDIWQAVKPARLGMKAWPQIPRNIEWKHGICQALGWPHRDQADIAQAWQRIRGRVRDWNDLEPALIGRVEELIDFVTASA
- a CDS encoding MerR family transcriptional regulator; translated protein: MTINLAERVSGDLTIQQVARRTGLAESTLRYYERIGLIDPVPRDQSSGHRRYPPDLVAAVESLACLRGTGMSVHDMRAYVENMQRGPGAAADQHRLFAEHALRLDREIRRLQLRRRYVAAKADMWAARLDGDTEAEQQLIPKLTDLGSRLLTEEANSL